The Acidicapsa acidisoli genome contains a region encoding:
- a CDS encoding ArdC family protein, with translation MNTIATTATATPSTQNPKQAQQKQTAKEAIAANVQALIEQLEQGHSEALTAYLTAMGRFRTYSFGNILEIVRQKPDAQRVAGLYAWNQLGRRVKKGERGIRILAPVIGVRRKKDGEAEKDIRTQNEAVLVGFRSAYIFDVSQTEGKELPELSERVTGSVGEYRERLVDFILAQGIELEFKESIAPALGVSYGGKIVMLPGQSPAEEFSTLVHEASHELLHRSERRIATTKTVRETEAEAIAFVVGKAIGLNTGRAAADYIHLYFGNAALLTESLEVIQKTSALILAALESPAAEASAETEPELAQAS, from the coding sequence ATGAACACCATCGCCACTACAGCCACCGCCACCCCGTCCACGCAAAACCCCAAACAGGCGCAGCAAAAGCAGACCGCAAAAGAGGCCATTGCGGCCAACGTACAAGCGCTTATCGAGCAGTTGGAGCAAGGACACTCGGAAGCTCTTACCGCCTATCTCACAGCGATGGGGCGATTCAGGACGTATAGTTTTGGCAATATTTTGGAGATCGTGAGACAAAAGCCGGACGCCCAAAGAGTAGCGGGGCTGTATGCGTGGAACCAGCTAGGCCGCAGGGTCAAGAAGGGAGAACGCGGCATCCGCATTCTTGCTCCGGTGATCGGCGTTCGCCGCAAGAAGGACGGAGAGGCCGAGAAGGACATCCGCACCCAGAATGAAGCCGTGCTGGTCGGATTTCGTTCGGCATATATCTTCGACGTGAGCCAGACCGAAGGCAAGGAGCTTCCCGAACTGTCGGAGCGCGTCACCGGCAGCGTCGGCGAATACCGGGAGCGTCTGGTCGATTTCATCCTTGCTCAAGGCATCGAGCTTGAGTTCAAGGAGAGCATCGCCCCGGCCTTGGGGGTGAGCTATGGAGGCAAGATCGTCATGCTTCCCGGCCAGTCGCCAGCGGAGGAATTTTCAACTCTGGTTCATGAGGCGAGCCACGAGCTTTTGCATCGGTCCGAGCGACGCATCGCTACCACCAAGACGGTACGCGAGACCGAGGCCGAGGCAATCGCCTTTGTCGTAGGGAAAGCTATTGGCCTGAATACGGGGCGGGCGGCGGCTGACTACATTCACCTATATTTTGGCAACGCGGCGCTCCTCACCGAAAGCCTTGAGGTCATCCAGAAGACCTCCGCCCTCATCCTCGCCGCGCTCGAAAGCCCCGCAGCGGAAGCCTCAGCCGAAACAGAACCCGAACTGGCGCAAGCCAGCTAA
- a CDS encoding ParB/RepB/Spo0J family partition protein, giving the protein MNTTIVNATEYRDLPLAMLTESTTNPRRAFAEDALKELAASIRTQGVLSPLLVRPLNERIFEIVAGARRYRAAQMAEVATVPVRIVNLTDAEAMEAALVENLIRADVHPMEEATGFARLLALDEPKYSIEQLSARTGKNPAYVAARLKLVDLVPIVVETFYRDEIGVGHALLLAKLQPDQQERALVACFKEDWSAGGQKAKRILLPVRSLQFWIESNILLVLKEAPFDKRDAQLVPAAGSCVDCPKRTGHNKLLFSELGKQDSCSDPSCYQSKVSAHLAKTIAAKPQLVQISTAYGVQKEGSTTLPRNKYTAIRDDKPKSKEEATRPEFKVCKFTAEAIITEGSDVGTVHKVCANFACPVHHPKKQAGADDAKSKAEQEKQRKEAAIANTTGVRVLAAIAAAVPVRLMKRDLLFVAERLARLVDEPRLEIIARQHGIKKAKDSDYITKLFAAYLRCAEESVLGSVLVELTILLSATRNNSAQTLRDAATAYKVDAEAIALKVKQEFAAKDQAKAAKKDAPKQPAKQQAKAAKKPAAA; this is encoded by the coding sequence ATGAATACCACTATCGTCAATGCCACCGAGTACCGCGATCTTCCGCTTGCAATGCTTACCGAGTCAACCACCAACCCCCGCCGTGCTTTTGCGGAGGATGCCTTGAAAGAGTTGGCAGCCAGTATCCGCACCCAGGGCGTTCTCTCGCCTCTGCTGGTACGGCCTTTGAATGAGCGCATCTTTGAGATCGTGGCCGGAGCACGGCGTTACCGCGCCGCACAGATGGCCGAAGTTGCTACGGTGCCCGTCCGCATCGTCAACCTCACCGACGCCGAAGCGATGGAAGCCGCTCTGGTCGAGAACCTGATTCGCGCCGATGTGCATCCGATGGAGGAGGCCACCGGCTTCGCCCGGTTGCTGGCTCTGGACGAGCCAAAGTATTCCATCGAACAACTGTCCGCGCGTACCGGGAAAAATCCCGCCTACGTTGCGGCTCGCCTCAAGTTGGTAGACCTCGTTCCCATCGTGGTCGAAACCTTTTATCGCGATGAGATCGGCGTCGGTCATGCGCTCCTGTTGGCAAAGCTCCAGCCCGATCAGCAAGAACGGGCGCTCGTGGCTTGCTTCAAAGAGGATTGGAGCGCGGGAGGGCAGAAGGCGAAACGCATTCTTCTCCCTGTCCGCAGTCTCCAGTTCTGGATTGAGTCGAACATCCTGCTCGTCCTGAAAGAGGCTCCTTTCGACAAGCGGGACGCACAGCTTGTGCCAGCAGCGGGAAGTTGCGTGGACTGCCCGAAGCGGACGGGACACAACAAGCTACTCTTCTCCGAACTAGGCAAGCAGGATTCGTGCAGCGACCCGAGTTGCTACCAATCGAAGGTCTCAGCACACCTTGCCAAGACGATTGCAGCGAAGCCGCAACTCGTACAGATCAGCACGGCTTACGGCGTACAGAAGGAGGGCAGCACCACGCTTCCGCGCAACAAGTACACCGCCATCCGCGACGACAAACCGAAGTCGAAAGAAGAGGCTACGCGCCCGGAGTTCAAGGTGTGCAAGTTCACTGCCGAAGCCATCATCACCGAAGGCAGCGACGTTGGCACCGTCCATAAAGTCTGTGCCAATTTCGCCTGCCCGGTGCATCATCCGAAGAAGCAAGCCGGCGCGGACGATGCGAAGTCGAAGGCTGAACAGGAGAAGCAACGCAAAGAGGCCGCGATTGCCAACACCACCGGCGTCCGCGTACTCGCTGCCATCGCCGCCGCCGTCCCGGTGCGGCTGATGAAGCGCGACCTGCTGTTTGTGGCCGAGCGGTTGGCCAGGCTGGTAGACGAGCCGCGTTTGGAAATCATCGCCCGTCAGCACGGCATCAAGAAGGCGAAGGACAGCGACTACATTACCAAGTTGTTTGCTGCCTACCTCCGCTGCGCGGAAGAAAGTGTGCTGGGCAGTGTGTTGGTCGAACTGACGATCCTGCTGTCCGCCACCCGCAACAACTCCGCTCAAACCCTACGTGATGCTGCCACGGCGTATAAGGTGGACGCCGAAGCCATCGCCCTCAAGGTCAAGCAGGAGTTCGCCGCGAAGGACCAGGCGAAAGCAGCGAAAAAAGATGCGCCAAAGCAGCCAGCCAAGCAACAGGCGAAGGCAGCGAAGAAGCCCGCAGCGGCCTAA
- a CDS encoding transposase — translation MADLRSVLAEEGHPMCCEVIHTIIKEAGWKWRHARVVLTSNDPEYRVKVDAIKKILSELKPDEAFFSIDEYGPFAIKQKGGVKQVAPDEQYVVPQWQKSKGWTILTAALELSRNQVTHLYSRKKNTAEMIKMADLLRNEYRTCSTIYLSWDAASWHVSKDLGAYLDEINQKAALEGFPIVKTAPLPACAQFLNVIESVFSGMARAIIHNSDYQSVEAAMEAIDRYFGRRNEYFATHPKKAGQEIWGKERVPSQFAEGQNCKDPLYQFPI, via the coding sequence ATGGCTGATCTCCGTAGCGTACTCGCCGAGGAAGGACATCCGATGTGCTGTGAGGTTATTCACACAATCATCAAAGAGGCTGGTTGGAAGTGGCGGCACGCGCGCGTAGTTCTCACCAGCAATGATCCTGAGTACCGAGTTAAGGTGGACGCCATCAAGAAAATCCTCTCGGAGCTGAAGCCAGATGAGGCATTTTTCTCAATTGACGAATACGGCCCGTTCGCCATTAAGCAAAAAGGCGGAGTGAAACAAGTTGCCCCTGACGAACAGTATGTAGTTCCACAGTGGCAGAAATCAAAGGGATGGACAATCCTTACTGCGGCACTTGAGTTATCGAGAAACCAGGTCACCCACTTATACTCTCGAAAGAAAAATACCGCTGAGATGATCAAGATGGCTGATCTTCTGCGGAATGAATACCGCACGTGCAGCACAATCTATTTGTCATGGGACGCCGCCTCTTGGCATGTGTCGAAGGACTTGGGCGCATATTTGGATGAGATCAATCAGAAGGCCGCGCTGGAAGGCTTCCCAATAGTCAAGACCGCGCCTCTTCCCGCCTGCGCGCAGTTTCTGAATGTGATTGAGTCGGTATTCAGTGGAATGGCGAGAGCCATCATCCACAACAGCGATTACCAGTCCGTAGAGGCTGCGATGGAGGCCATTGATCGATACTTCGGCCGAAGGAACGAATACTTTGCCACTCACCCTAAGAAAGCAGGACAAGAGATTTGGGGGAAGGAGCGGGTTCCAAGCCAATTTGCAGAGGGCCAGAACTGCAAAGATCCGCTGTATCAATTCCCAATCTGA
- a CDS encoding toll/interleukin-1 receptor domain-containing protein, with protein sequence MNDAKITEVGEVFVSYSWDSEEHIKEVLALSNRLRADGIDCVLDQYEVSPPEGWPRWMDRKIAGASLVLVVCTETFLNRVMGRESPDKGLGVKWEGNLIYQHLYNQGADNQKFVPVVMRNSDRNFIPVPLQGASFFNIETDEGYKRLHRRLLGVPQAEKPPLGEHKAMPKKEVKTDFVTFIENPIDIPLWEKAEWRATAFRGWENSPPALGIAFLNPEPAEEIFKQWLQRYGLRDEFEELRISIIEGDIVGEDPRYTVHITIELENVIKRYEKAGLQLGDASFFTATRMNRMTPASDSPYLARFKESYTKHGEYLLVPATCKPDGSNLQVAPHLAIRKRVLYFRNAKDIPENDIDSIVLHMGAQHRPLTEYGKFLEKKRR encoded by the coding sequence ATGAATGACGCAAAGATAACTGAGGTCGGCGAAGTCTTCGTCAGCTATAGCTGGGATAGCGAAGAACACATAAAGGAGGTACTTGCGCTTTCAAATCGCCTTCGCGCCGATGGCATCGACTGTGTTCTCGATCAATACGAGGTGTCACCGCCTGAGGGATGGCCGCGGTGGATGGATCGCAAGATTGCAGGCGCGAGCTTAGTGCTGGTTGTCTGCACCGAAACATTCTTGAATCGCGTGATGGGTAGAGAAAGTCCCGACAAAGGCTTGGGCGTCAAATGGGAGGGCAATCTCATCTACCAGCACCTTTACAACCAAGGCGCGGACAACCAAAAGTTTGTTCCAGTCGTGATGCGAAATTCTGACCGCAATTTCATTCCAGTTCCTTTGCAAGGGGCCAGCTTCTTCAACATCGAAACGGACGAAGGATACAAGCGACTTCACAGGCGCCTGCTGGGAGTGCCGCAAGCAGAGAAGCCGCCACTTGGTGAGCATAAAGCAATGCCGAAGAAAGAAGTGAAAACTGACTTCGTTACTTTCATTGAGAATCCGATCGACATTCCACTCTGGGAAAAAGCTGAATGGCGAGCGACAGCTTTTCGTGGATGGGAGAACTCACCTCCAGCGTTAGGGATTGCATTTCTAAACCCCGAGCCAGCTGAAGAGATTTTCAAGCAATGGCTCCAGCGCTATGGTTTGCGGGATGAATTTGAGGAACTTCGAATCTCAATTATCGAAGGGGATATCGTTGGCGAGGATCCGAGATATACGGTCCATATCACGATAGAACTGGAGAACGTCATCAAGCGGTACGAAAAGGCAGGTTTACAACTGGGTGACGCCTCATTCTTTACTGCAACTCGCATGAATCGGATGACTCCTGCAAGTGACTCACCGTATCTGGCACGGTTCAAGGAGTCCTACACAAAGCATGGCGAGTATCTGCTTGTTCCGGCTACTTGCAAACCTGATGGGTCGAATCTGCAAGTTGCTCCGCATTTGGCGATTCGCAAACGCGTATTATATTTCCGGAATGCCAAGGATATTCCCGAGAATGACATCGATTCCATCGTTCTGCACATGGGTGCGCAGCATAGGCCTCTAACAGAGTATGGAAAGTTCTTAGAAAAGAAGCGGCGTTGA
- a CDS encoding class I SAM-dependent DNA methyltransferase — translation MAPFLVVVDVGYSIELYADFSLTGKAYLPFPDPRTFRILHEQLEQVETKERLRVVWLDPLSLDPSRETAKVTREVAGKLAVLARNLELQHPPKQVAEFLTRCIFTSFAEDVKLLPERSWLNLLESLRDDVGNFPPMAEALWQTMNEGGFSPILRAHILKFNGGLFESTKALPLTRDQFGLLIEAADSRWRDVEPAIFGTLLERALDADERHALGAHYTPRAYVERLVIPTLVEPLRDDWRSSQAVITEQVNAGDRDAAIETARAFHRQLCSTRVLDPACGSGNFLYVSLEHMKRLEGEILETLHALGDTQQSLEHTGLTVDPHQLLGLELNPRAAVVADLVLWIGYLQWHFRTRGDAQPPIPVISNFHNIVEADALLTWKKRVTLLDKQGNAVTQWDGVTTKRHPATGQDIPDEEARIAVYEYTDVKQAKWPEADFIVGNPPFIGGKDIRAELGDGYVKALRKAYDLVPDSADFVMYWWQRAAELARAGKIRRFGFITTNSLPQVFNRKVVAQNLSAASDEKLAPLSLIFAIPDHPWLKSALSDGQAATDHAAVRIAMTVGERGEHLGHLYRVKREGDTSAEGTDVELTEETGRIFADLTIFVNVSSAMPLDANADLSSRGVSLHGSGFIVTTEEAQAIGLGRISGLEKHIRPYLNGRDLTGVSRNVMVIDLFGLSSEQVRRHFPEVYQRVYDLVKPERDQNRRASYKEKWWIFGEPRSAFRPALKGLPRYISTVETAKHRIFVFLDASVLPDNKLVNIALSAAHSLGVLSSRIHLSWALAAGSTLEDRPVYVKTTCFDPFPFPAASETQQQSIGEIAERLDAHRKRQQQLHPTLTLTEMYNVLEKLRGNKELTVEDHATYEMGLIGILRQIHDELDEAVFAAYGWSPNLSTEQILSNVVALNAQRRTEESSGIVRWLRPEFQVPNAPAIQQALGGFIPIEVPTAARSKQPWPATLTDQFRVIKDALRATPFQTPQQIASGFKPASRTRVHEILQTLTALGQTRQVDDRYLL, via the coding sequence TTGGCCCCCTTTCTAGTGGTTGTCGATGTTGGCTACTCCATCGAACTCTATGCCGACTTCTCTCTAACGGGCAAAGCGTATCTGCCCTTCCCCGATCCCCGCACCTTCCGCATTCTCCATGAGCAATTGGAGCAGGTAGAAACAAAGGAGCGCCTTCGTGTCGTTTGGCTCGATCCGCTTTCCCTGGACCCGTCGCGCGAAACGGCCAAAGTCACTCGCGAGGTCGCCGGCAAGCTGGCCGTCCTCGCACGCAACCTCGAACTTCAACATCCTCCGAAGCAGGTTGCGGAGTTCCTCACCCGCTGTATCTTTACGTCGTTTGCGGAAGATGTGAAATTGCTTCCGGAGCGCAGCTGGCTGAATTTGCTTGAAAGTCTCCGAGATGATGTCGGCAACTTTCCTCCCATGGCTGAGGCTCTCTGGCAAACCATGAACGAGGGCGGGTTCTCTCCAATTCTCCGGGCGCACATCCTCAAATTCAATGGCGGGCTGTTCGAATCCACCAAAGCCCTGCCACTCACACGTGATCAGTTCGGCCTGCTCATTGAAGCCGCCGACTCGCGCTGGCGCGATGTCGAGCCGGCCATCTTTGGCACGCTGCTCGAACGCGCACTTGATGCCGATGAGCGCCATGCGCTCGGAGCCCACTACACCCCGCGCGCCTATGTCGAGCGGCTCGTCATTCCAACACTCGTAGAGCCGCTCCGGGACGACTGGCGCAGCAGCCAGGCAGTCATCACCGAACAGGTTAACGCAGGTGACAGAGATGCGGCCATTGAAACCGCGCGCGCATTTCACCGCCAACTCTGCTCCACCCGCGTCCTCGATCCCGCGTGCGGCTCCGGCAACTTCCTCTATGTCTCGCTTGAACACATGAAGCGTCTGGAAGGCGAGATTCTTGAAACCCTCCACGCGCTTGGTGACACGCAGCAGTCGCTCGAACACACCGGCCTCACCGTGGACCCGCACCAACTCCTCGGTCTCGAACTCAATCCCCGCGCAGCCGTCGTTGCCGATCTCGTTCTCTGGATAGGCTATCTGCAATGGCACTTCCGCACGCGCGGCGACGCACAGCCGCCCATCCCCGTCATCAGCAACTTTCACAACATCGTGGAAGCTGACGCACTTCTCACCTGGAAGAAAAGGGTGACGTTGCTTGATAAGCAGGGCAACGCGGTAACCCAGTGGGATGGCGTCACAACCAAGAGACATCCGGCGACCGGGCAGGACATCCCCGATGAGGAAGCTCGCATCGCGGTTTATGAATATACCGACGTGAAACAAGCCAAGTGGCCGGAAGCGGATTTCATCGTCGGAAATCCGCCCTTTATTGGCGGAAAAGATATTCGCGCAGAACTCGGCGACGGCTACGTCAAGGCGCTGCGCAAAGCTTACGACTTGGTTCCCGACAGTGCGGACTTTGTCATGTATTGGTGGCAGCGCGCCGCCGAGCTTGCTCGCGCCGGAAAGATTCGCCGCTTTGGATTTATCACCACCAACAGCCTTCCCCAGGTCTTTAATCGAAAAGTGGTCGCACAGAATCTCAGCGCGGCTTCCGACGAAAAGCTCGCACCGCTCTCATTGATCTTTGCGATTCCTGATCACCCTTGGCTCAAGTCCGCTCTCAGCGATGGACAAGCGGCAACTGATCACGCGGCCGTCCGCATTGCTATGACCGTGGGAGAGAGAGGCGAACACCTCGGCCATCTTTACCGCGTCAAGAGAGAAGGAGACACAAGCGCAGAGGGTACTGACGTGGAACTGACGGAGGAAACCGGACGTATCTTCGCGGACCTAACAATCTTCGTCAACGTATCGAGTGCAATGCCGCTTGATGCTAACGCAGATCTTAGTTCCAGGGGAGTGTCATTGCACGGGAGCGGATTCATAGTCACTACTGAAGAGGCGCAAGCGATCGGACTTGGCCGTATTTCCGGTCTTGAAAAGCACATTCGCCCATACCTAAATGGGCGTGATCTTACTGGCGTTTCGCGAAATGTAATGGTGATCGATCTTTTCGGTCTCAGCAGCGAGCAGGTTCGAAGGCATTTTCCAGAGGTGTATCAACGTGTCTATGACTTGGTAAAGCCGGAGAGGGATCAGAATCGACGGGCTAGTTACAAAGAGAAATGGTGGATTTTCGGGGAGCCTCGATCAGCGTTTCGCCCCGCACTCAAGGGACTGCCTCGCTATATCTCCACAGTCGAGACTGCAAAACACCGTATCTTCGTATTCCTCGATGCGAGTGTTCTTCCAGACAACAAACTCGTCAATATCGCTCTTTCAGCCGCCCATTCGCTTGGTGTATTGTCCAGTCGAATTCATCTGTCATGGGCTCTTGCCGCTGGAAGTACACTCGAAGACCGACCGGTATATGTGAAGACAACTTGTTTCGACCCGTTCCCATTTCCCGCCGCGAGCGAAACTCAGCAACAGAGCATCGGCGAAATAGCCGAGCGCCTTGACGCGCACCGCAAGCGCCAGCAGCAACTTCACCCCACACTCACGCTCACAGAGATGTACAACGTCCTTGAAAAGCTCCGGGGCAACAAGGAATTGACCGTCGAGGATCACGCTACTTACGAGATGGGCCTGATTGGAATTCTCCGCCAGATTCATGACGAGTTGGATGAGGCCGTCTTTGCTGCTTACGGTTGGTCGCCCAACCTGAGCACCGAACAGATTCTTTCCAACGTCGTAGCCCTCAACGCTCAGCGCCGGACCGAGGAGTCATCCGGCATCGTTCGCTGGCTCCGTCCTGAGTTTCAGGTGCCCAACGCTCCGGCCATTCAGCAGGCGCTCGGCGGCTTCATCCCCATCGAAGTCCCGACGGCCGCGCGAAGCAAGCAACCCTGGCCTGCGACTCTCACCGATCAATTCCGCGTCATCAAAGATGCGCTGCGTGCGACGCCATTCCAGACACCGCAGCAGATTGCATCGGGTTTCAAGCCAGCCAGTCGCACCCGCGTTCACGAGATTTTGCAAACGTTGACGGCACTCGGCCAGACACGTCAAGTGGACGACCGATACCTCCTCTGA
- a CDS encoding type IIL restriction-modification enzyme MmeI — MGNALPLNPGNFITRWQQSSAAERANYTLFLSELCDYLDLPRPDPSQADEDANSYVIDKAVYFQNLDGSSTTNYIDLYKRNCFVLEAKQGSNPPVKFCTTAGFRQGAPSNEARHGHSWNARLG, encoded by the coding sequence ATGGGAAATGCCTTGCCACTCAACCCCGGTAACTTCATCACTCGTTGGCAGCAGTCATCGGCTGCGGAGCGCGCCAACTATACGTTGTTCCTCTCCGAACTCTGCGACTATCTGGACCTGCCTCGTCCGGACCCCAGTCAAGCAGACGAGGATGCCAACTCCTATGTGATCGACAAGGCCGTTTACTTTCAGAACCTGGATGGTTCCTCGACCACAAACTATATCGACCTGTACAAGCGCAATTGTTTCGTCCTCGAAGCCAAGCAGGGCAGCAACCCCCCTGTCAAATTCTGCACCACCGCTGGCTTCCGTCAAGGAGCCCCGTCGAATGAAGCGCGGCACGGCCATTCGTGGAACGCACGGCTGGGATGA
- a CDS encoding type IV toxin-antitoxin system AbiEi family antitoxin domain-containing protein gives MDELFALAEVQDGLFTSKEARSLGIQDSVLVRLRQRGRLERMSRGVYRIAHYPAERFAQYREAILWGQASNGPERIALSHETALLLYGISDVNPSRVNLTVPVSARMRRVHPKWIAIHRANLATEDIQQYEGMPVTTVERSILDVLTTTRRTDVAHQAITDALRKGLLNTTQARVLRQRINRSSHSASLSTNANKVKVNEPSTT, from the coding sequence ATGGACGAGTTGTTTGCTCTTGCCGAAGTGCAGGACGGTTTGTTTACGTCCAAGGAGGCTCGCTCTCTCGGAATTCAGGATTCCGTCCTAGTCAGATTGAGGCAGCGCGGTCGGTTAGAGAGAATGAGCAGGGGGGTCTACCGGATCGCGCACTATCCGGCAGAGCGGTTTGCCCAGTACCGTGAGGCAATCCTGTGGGGGCAGGCAAGTAACGGACCTGAGCGCATCGCTTTGTCTCATGAGACAGCATTATTATTGTATGGAATCTCGGACGTGAATCCTTCCCGTGTGAACCTCACAGTTCCTGTGTCGGCTCGAATGCGCCGGGTTCACCCAAAGTGGATCGCCATTCATCGCGCCAACCTCGCAACGGAGGACATCCAACAGTATGAAGGGATGCCGGTCACCACGGTAGAACGCTCGATCCTGGATGTTCTGACGACCACTCGCCGGACAGACGTTGCACACCAGGCAATCACCGATGCTCTCCGAAAAGGACTGCTTAATACGACTCAGGCGAGAGTCCTTCGGCAGCGGATCAATCGTTCGTCACACTCTGCGTCCCTTTCAACAAACGCAAACAAGGTGAAGGTGAATGAGCCCTCGACCACCTGA
- a CDS encoding nucleotidyl transferase AbiEii/AbiGii toxin family protein — protein MSPRPPERLEKTLARVAREQGLAQERLRRWVSFLALCGVLERAVHEGFLDNYYLKGGVAMELRFAEGARATKDVDIGLAGERTERLQAFRDALALGFDEFSFQLKGKPLNMDNADALRLELGVLYRTRAWQTIDVDLGPAGSGAVDFVEPTIPGLSAMGLRIPSPVRCLNLSEQIAQKLHACTGPYSKGRARDVLDILLIDLLGKMDAKAVLTAAEHVFAQRATHNFPPAIEIPADWRPELEALAKELGYLVTSAAEIEARFRICVDRIVSAN, from the coding sequence ATGAGCCCTCGACCACCTGAGCGCCTTGAAAAAACGTTGGCGCGAGTCGCACGCGAGCAGGGATTGGCGCAAGAACGCCTTCGCAGGTGGGTCTCCTTTCTGGCCCTATGTGGCGTGCTGGAAAGAGCAGTCCATGAGGGCTTCCTGGACAACTACTACCTTAAGGGCGGCGTTGCCATGGAACTCCGCTTTGCAGAGGGAGCGCGCGCTACAAAGGATGTAGACATCGGCCTCGCCGGTGAACGGACAGAACGCCTTCAAGCCTTCCGTGACGCGCTGGCGTTGGGATTCGATGAATTCAGTTTTCAACTGAAGGGTAAGCCGCTGAACATGGACAATGCAGACGCGCTTCGCCTCGAACTAGGTGTTCTATACCGCACCCGCGCCTGGCAAACCATTGACGTTGATCTCGGCCCCGCAGGATCGGGCGCAGTCGACTTTGTGGAGCCGACTATTCCTGGCCTTAGCGCCATGGGTCTCAGAATCCCATCGCCGGTTCGCTGCCTAAACCTGAGCGAGCAGATCGCGCAGAAATTGCACGCTTGCACTGGGCCTTATTCGAAAGGGCGGGCTCGTGATGTTTTGGACATTCTGCTAATTGATCTTCTGGGCAAGATGGACGCGAAGGCTGTACTGACCGCCGCCGAGCACGTGTTTGCGCAGCGAGCGACCCACAATTTTCCACCGGCAATCGAGATTCCAGCAGACTGGAGGCCAGAGCTCGAAGCCCTGGCGAAAGAGCTTGGCTATCTGGTAACCTCTGCGGCAGAGATCGAAGCCCGATTCCGCATATGTGTGGACAGAATAGTGAGCGCCAACTAA
- a CDS encoding LysR family transcriptional regulator, with product MRHRPSLHFDDLRAVVALAEELNFHRAARKVGLSQPGVTRVLAKVERHVGTCLFERSHSKRQSVFPTDAGRSYVAQARLALAHSDIAVLDARETMQGRDHRIVVGRSPYADRLLVDILRSMELPLYPNLRVDLSTRYAGELPACVRSGECDLAVITNPPKDQDLTTTPLSSSPFAVVLPEGHRCANDKVIKLSHLSSTPWIFLERQVHPALYDAFENRARDLGIGPERIHHVANAEEACEMVCRVGGAAFLSPRGASERRKGRRGPLYPAGRGSFLGHASCGPRREWLNAGQ from the coding sequence ATGCGACACCGTCCTTCGCTGCATTTTGACGATCTCCGCGCAGTAGTTGCTCTTGCCGAAGAGCTGAACTTTCATCGTGCCGCCCGGAAGGTCGGGTTGAGCCAACCCGGCGTGACCCGCGTCCTGGCAAAAGTTGAACGGCATGTCGGCACTTGTCTTTTTGAGCGCAGTCACAGCAAGCGCCAGAGCGTTTTTCCAACCGATGCTGGCAGATCTTATGTCGCACAGGCCCGACTGGCCCTCGCGCACTCGGACATCGCCGTCCTTGATGCCCGCGAAACCATGCAGGGGAGAGACCACCGGATTGTGGTGGGAAGATCACCGTATGCGGACCGGCTGTTGGTCGATATCCTCCGCTCAATGGAACTTCCGCTTTACCCCAACCTGCGTGTTGATCTGTCAACAAGATATGCAGGCGAGTTGCCAGCATGTGTACGCTCCGGCGAATGTGATCTCGCGGTCATCACAAACCCTCCCAAAGATCAGGACCTTACTACCACGCCTCTCAGTAGTTCGCCATTCGCTGTCGTGCTGCCTGAAGGGCACAGATGCGCGAACGACAAAGTCATCAAGCTGAGCCATTTGAGTTCGACGCCATGGATTTTCCTTGAACGGCAAGTTCACCCGGCACTATATGACGCGTTTGAGAATCGCGCCCGAGACCTTGGAATTGGGCCGGAACGCATTCACCACGTCGCGAACGCGGAAGAAGCGTGCGAGATGGTGTGCCGAGTTGGTGGCGCAGCCTTCCTGTCTCCTCGCGGTGCCAGCGAGCGCCGCAAAGGACGGCGTGGCCCTTTGTACCCTGCTGGAAGAGGATCTTTCCTTGGCCACGCATCTTGTGGCCCGCGCAGAGAATGGCTCAATGCTGGTCAGTGA
- a CDS encoding helix-turn-helix domain-containing protein, whose protein sequence is MRNTTRPRHTAAPSTAQAPNKATSFSGNPQAEAPEMFNILLALESARGLLSVRDVARLLGKSIFTVYRLAEQRKIPSLVIGGSRCFDPSVLALWLSKKEPSLATAARRFKTA, encoded by the coding sequence ATGCGAAATACGACCAGGCCCCGCCATACCGCCGCTCCCTCTACAGCACAGGCTCCAAACAAAGCCACGAGCTTCTCGGGGAATCCGCAGGCGGAGGCGCCGGAGATGTTCAACATTCTGCTCGCTCTCGAATCGGCCCGCGGCCTGCTTTCGGTTCGCGATGTGGCAAGGCTTCTTGGCAAGTCCATCTTCACCGTTTACCGGTTAGCGGAGCAGCGGAAGATTCCGTCCCTGGTGATCGGTGGCTCCCGCTGTTTCGATCCATCGGTGCTGGCGTTGTGGCTCTCAAAGAAGGAGCCTTCGCTTGCGACAGCAGCTAGACGTTTCAAGACAGCTTGA